One genomic region from Pararge aegeria chromosome 14, ilParAegt1.1, whole genome shotgun sequence encodes:
- the LOC120629469 gene encoding SUN domain-containing protein 5-like — MVTRSSSRRSSESLSSEISEKNIIPPWCSSRRVYERRKPRKVVTCMKSLYPLRENIWEYLNSDKLGDLDIAERKNKKRLKTQIKVKRFKSGNAKLLIFLLLALGLMVGIDTTSVGEECCHRMRHLALALRRAEQALSEALKIRKTVLISQHLDTVSTQTIPSNKVYIEGARAFRGSNTVEWGAQAALWGVVPLYRATPPPDIILSLRRPIPSDCWSIRGSYGEVIIELPRNLRVDILSLEHIRPDTAHSAPKNFTVYGILVNGTWIKVADGMYQNNKAAKQYYHLDPRNSPLQQVVFRVLSNQGNPKYTCIYRIHLYCSI; from the exons ATGGTTACTAGAAGTAGCTCCAGAAGATCATCGGAGAGTTTGAGCAGTGAAATATCCGAAAAGAATATTATTCCGCCATGGTGCTCCTCAA GAAGAGTTTACGAAAGGAGGAAACCGAGGAAAGTTGTTACCTGCATGAAATCATTATACCCTCTACGGGAAAACATATGGGAGTACCTTAATAGTGACAAGCTTGGAGACCTTGACATCGCAGAGCGGAAGAACAAAAAGagattaaaaacacaaataaaagtaAAGCGTTTCAAAAGCGGAAACGCTAagctacttatatttttattactcgcTTTGGGATTAATGG TGGGCATAGATACAACGTCAGTGGGCGAGGAATGCTGCCACCGAATGAGGCATTTAGCGCTGGCATTAAGGCGAGCTGAGCAGGCATTGAG CGAAGCACTCAAAATTCGCAAAACGGTGCTAATATCACAACACTTGGATACAG tatccaCACAAACAATACCAAGTAACAAAGTGTACATAGAGGGTGCTAGAGCGTTCAGGGGTTCGAACACGGTTGAGTGGGGGGCTCAAGCCGCCCTATGGGGTGTGGTCCCTCTGTACCGAGCAACTCCACCACCTGATATAATACTATCGTTGAGAAGACCTATACCTTCAGATTGCTGGTCTATTag AGGATCATACGGAGAAGTAATTATAGAACTTCCGAGGAACTTGCGAGTGGATATTTTAAGTCTGGAACATATCCGCCCTGATACAGCCCACAGTGCGCCTAAAAACTTTACAGTTTAC GGCATTCTAGTAAATGGAACATGGATAAAAGTAGCAGACGGAATGTATCAAAACAACAAAGCAGCGAAACAATACTATCACTTAGATCCCAGAAACAGTCCATTGCAACAAGTTGTTTTCAGAGTTTTGTCAAACCAGGGCAACCCGAAGTACACCTGTATATACAGAATTCATCTATATTGTAGCATATAa
- the LOC120629102 gene encoding uncharacterized protein LOC120629102, which produces MFVIVVVIYLVTKVIAQDQSLSTGTPQSPTLPFLDLFTGASNYYSEPIRKTYSDGYYHTSCPKPDTLASFASMLGSAAKIMMSAAIIAFLKILGGKLFLLPITVMVLAKMGLKALLLWPVISKMMKYFRKKKKNKSRVIMDCSERLACVLQRSSDSGWGSNFGSAITFSMIDDLDEDDFVAKTLLRTLAGDKVAECMSLDCNSGSDIN; this is translated from the coding sequence ATGTTCGTGATTGTTGTCGTTATTTATCTTGTGACAAAAGTGATTGCTCAGGACCAATCTCTGAGCACTGGAACTCCTCAATCACCAACTTTACCTTTCCTAGATTTATTTACTGGAGCTTCAAATTACTATTCCGAACCTATACGGAAAACATACTCCGATGGCTATTATCACACTTCATGTCCAAAACCTGATACCTTAGCCTCCTTCGCCAGCATGCTAGGAAGCGCTGCTAAGATTATGATGTCAGCTGCAATAATAGCATTTTTAAAGATACTTGGTGGAAAACTCTTTTTACTACCTATAACAGTGATGGTGCTTGCGAAAATGGGTTTGAAAGCGCTCTTATTGTGGCCTGTGATTTCGAAGATGATGAAGTattttagaaagaaaaagaagaataaatcGCGAGTCATAATGGATTGCTCGGAGCGCCTTGCGTGTGTGCTGCAGAGGTCTTCAGACAGTGGATGGGGCAGTAATTTTGGATCGGCTATAACTTTCTCTATGATTGATGATCTGGATGAAGATGACTTTGTCGCTAAAACTCTATTGAGGACCCTCGCTGGTGACAAGGTTGCGGAATGTATGTCACTGGACTGTAACTCAGGCAGCGATATAAACTAA
- the LOC120629635 gene encoding uncharacterized protein LOC120629635: protein MKVEKKLQVLIMYCYLCLYSTAGDPVYPPFEFRRDPREMGANKLSLPNSNFPPRAYHVPQQQIIHTGAMQSQPVPTAEKVETENSSFSFNGFLNAMNEFSGLNEGENQKSRAANQVDDVNKYKLPSPNGYPRQNFDSWTPTIHDSASIYTPPTLIQHQSTSKASPKFNLLEPVTTKMSSKMSGLMGLVLALLGSGSDNLLMKGFKEVLIDGIIRPLLVAKGGLKVLISKLSIPLFSLVLINLEVLITVWWLWDDCPQPQPMPYQPAYLQPVTDNYSYNSTYK, encoded by the coding sequence ATGAAAGTGGAAAAGAAGTTGCAAGTGTTAATTATGTATTGTTATCTGTGCTTATATTCTACAGCGGGAGACCCAGTGTATCCGCCTTTTGAATTTCGAAGAGATCCTCGAGAAATGGGAGCGAATAAATTATCgcttccaaattcaaattttcctCCGCGCGCGTATCATGTGCCTCAGCAACAGATAATTCACACTGGCGCGATGCAATCACAACCGGTGCCAACTGCAGAAAAAGTTGAAACGGAAAATTCCAGTTTCTCATTCAACGGTTTTCTCAACGCAATGAATGAATTTTCTGGTTTAAATGAAGGGGAAAATCAAAAATCGCGGGCGGCCAATCAAGTCGacgatgtaaataagtataaactTCCATCCCCTAATGGTTACCCGCGGCAAAATTTCGATTCCTGGACGCCAACGATTCATGATTCAGCTTCGATATACACACCGCCTACACTGATTCAACATCAATCAACAAGCAAAGCTTCGCCCAAATTCAATTTATTAGAGCCGGTTACAACAAAGATGTCAAGTAAAATGAGTGGCCTAATGGGGTTGGTACTCGCACTCCTCGGGTCCGGTTCAGATAATTTACTAATGAAAGGGTTTAAAGAGGTACTTATTGATGGCATAATACGACCTCTGCTGGTCGCTAAGGGGGGGCTAAAAGTGTTGATAAGTAAATTATCGATTCCCTTGTTTTCGTTGGTATTGATAAACTTGGAAGTCTTGATAACCGTGTGGTGGTTGTGGGACGACTGTCCGCAACCACAACCGATGCCATATCAACCAGCTTATCTACAACCAGTGACTGACAACTATAGTTATAACTCGACCTATaaatag
- the LOC120629537 gene encoding formin-like protein 5, which yields MGEEYARSPCERFPAVGAFSVAPPERLSPPPPAPLPDRFSASPRRVRRSAEAERARRPRYVPPAAHVPVERYVPRPPAPVRPPPPVYCGLACRPPPPSARKCCGPACREDIAGSPPPSRYVEYVGAAAARRLACTPPPPPPPALQLPCEPQEPPCCVQARRRPQPPHDW from the coding sequence ATGGGCGAGGAGTACGCGCGCTCCCCGTGCGAGCGTTTCCCGGCGGTGGGCGCGTTCAGCGTGGCTCCGCCGGAGCGGCTCAGcccgccgccgcccgcgccgctgcCGGACCGGTTCTCGGCGTCGCCGCGGCGGGTGCGCCGGAGTGCAGAGGCGGAGCGCGCGCGGAGGCCTCGCTACGTGCCGCCCGCGGCGCACGTGCCCGTGGAGCGGTACGTGCCGCGGCCGCCAGCCCCCGTGCGCCCGCCTCCGCCGGTCTACTGCGGGCTGGCGTGCAGGCCTCCACCACCCTCCGCGCGCAAGTGCTGCGGACCTGCGTGTCGGGAGGACATTGCTGGCTCGCCACCCCCGTCTCGCTACGTGGAGTACGTGGGGGCTGCGGCTGCTCGAAGACTCGCCTGCACTCCCCCACCACCACCGCCTCCAGCTCTTCAGCTACCGTGCGAGCCGCAAGAACCTCCTTGTTGTGTGCAGGCTCGCCGGCGCCCGCAACCTCCACATGATTGGTAA